In one Podarcis muralis chromosome 7, rPodMur119.hap1.1, whole genome shotgun sequence genomic region, the following are encoded:
- the LOC114602208 gene encoding arylamine N-acetyltransferase, pineal gland isozyme NAT-3-like: MNIEEYFARISYKGPLECLDLETLTAVFQHHIRSVPFENLSMHCGETIQIDLESVYDKIVKRNRGGWCMENNHLLFWVFQTMGYDTSLLGAYVYSPPQDTYEKDMNHLLLKVVIDGKAYIVDGGFGIAYQMWQPMELVSGKDQPQTPGIFRFTEDNGVWYFDKMKRKQCTVGTDNRFPSSVTPENMTCKKVFSFTLQPRTIEEFRPMNLHLQTAPDSLFVKKSICSLQTTSGFQVLIGWTLTETTYNYKGHVDLVKSTTLTDEEVEKTLKERFNIRLDKKLVPINTSLISMF, encoded by the coding sequence ATGAATATCGAGGAGTATTTTGCAAGAATTTCCTACAAAGGCCCCCTGGAATGCCTGGACTTAGAAACGTTAACAGCGGTCTTTCAACATCACATCCGATCGGTGCCGTTTGAAAACCTCAGCATGCATTGCGGCGAAACCATTCAGATAGACTTAGAATCAGTCTACGACAAAATTGTGAAGCGGAATCGTGGTGGCTGGTGCATGGAGAACAACCACCTCTTATTCTGGGTCTTTCAGACAATGGGCTACGATACCAGCCTTTTAGGAGCCTACGTTTACAGCCCTCCTCAAGACACCTATGAGAAAGACATGAATCACCTCCTGCTGAAAGTGGTGATTGATGGCAAGGCCTACATTGTGGACGGCGGCTTTGGGATAGCCTACCAAATGTGGCAGCCAATGGAACTGGTGTCTGGGAAAGATCAGCCTCAGACACCGGGCATCTTCCGCTTCACTGAAGACAATGGAGTGTGGTATTTTGACAAAATGAAGCGCAAGCAGTGCACAGTAGGTACCGACAACAGATTCCCCTCCTCTGTTACCCCAGAAAACATGACCTGCAAGAAAGTTTTCTCATTTACCCTTCAGCCACGGACGATAGAAGAGTTTCGGCCTATGAACCTGCATCTTCAAACTGCTCCAGATTCCCTGTTTGTGAAGAAGTCTATCTGTAGCCTGCAGACCACCAGCGGCTTTCAGGTTTTGATTGGGTGGACGTTGACGGAAACCACATATAATTACAAGGGCCACGTGGATCTGGTGAAAAGCACCACCCTTACTGATGAGGAAGTGGAGAAAACTCTGAAGGAGCGATTCAACATAAGATTAGATAAGAAGCTTGTCCCCATTAACACCAGCTTGATATCCATGTTTTGA